A window from Bufo bufo chromosome 1, aBufBuf1.1, whole genome shotgun sequence encodes these proteins:
- the LOC120989994 gene encoding olfactory receptor 1468-like yields the protein MLLDVSFNFLLYLQTNLTVVTEFLLLGFQSSQLLRNLQFFLFLVVFVATICGNVLIIILVSTTKNLHTPMYFFISQLSISDILLSTNIVPNLLHILLNNGGTISFIGCMTQFYFFDCTEGLECFLLAVMSYDRYVAICNPLRYSSVMTNRFCVTSLIISWLMGNVFSLIITITSSKLNFCGSNIIDHLFCDLVPLLDLSCSDTFSVHLEIFVLGCPTVMVPTSIIVVSYTYIVISVLRIPSSTGRQKAFSTCSSHLIVVSIFYWTLFNVYVFPKREQTWVSSKILSLLYTVFTPFVNPIIYSLRNKDIKKAIQQTLHKHISRNKH from the coding sequence ATGTTATTAGATGTTTCCTTTAATTTCTTATTGTACTTACAGACAAATCTGACTGTGGTCACAGAGTTTCTCCTCTTAGGATTTCAAAGCAGCCAACTCTTGAGAAATCTTCAATTTTTTCTGTTCCTTGTTGTTTTTGTTGCCACAATATGTGGGAACGTCCTGATCATCATCCTGGTGTCCACCACCAAGAACCTCCACACCCCAATGTACTTCTTCATCTCACAACTGTCTATCAGTGACATCTTATTATCCACAAATATTGTCCCCAACCTGCTCCACATCCTACTGAATAATGGAGGAACCATCAGTTTTATTGGTTGTATgactcagttttatttttttgattgcacTGAAGGATTAGAGTGTTTTCTTCTCGCTGTGATgtcttatgacagatatgtggccATCTGTAATCCCCTCCGTTACTCCTCTGTCATGACAAATAGATTTTGTGTTACATCACTCATTATTAGTTGGTTGATGGGTAATGTTTTTTCATTAATTATTACGATAACATCATCAAAACTAAACTTTTGTGGGTCAAATATCATCGACCATTTATTCTGTGACCTTGTCCCCTTACTAGACCTGTCCTGTTCTGACACCTTCTCTGTTCACTTGGAGATTTTTGTTTTGGGATGTCCAACTGTAATGGTCCCAACCTCAATCATTGTAGTGTCTTATACTTACATTGTGATATCAGTCTTAAGGATCCCATCCAGTACTGGTAGAcagaaagccttctccacctgtagCTCCCACCTCATTGTGGTCTCCATTTTTTACTGGACTTTATTTAATGTTTATGTTTTCCCTAAGAGAGAACAAACTTGGGTCAGTAGTAAAATCCTCtctctgctgtatactgtatttactcCATTTGTTAACCCtattatatacagtctgaggaaTAAAGACATTAAGAAAGCCATACAGCAAACATTACATAAACACATATCCCGTAATAAACATTAA